A single window of Deltaproteobacteria bacterium DNA harbors:
- the mce gene encoding methylmalonyl-CoA epimerase — translation MIRRIQHIGVAVRKLDDAVPYYRDVLGLPLVGIEEVAEQKIRAAVFRVGESTIEVIESTTPDGPVGKFLEKNGEGIHHLCFQVDDASAALAHAKGKGVRLIDEAPRAGVHGMKIGFLHPKSTFGVLTEFAQEGEEHP, via the coding sequence ATGATCCGAAGGATACAACACATCGGTGTGGCGGTCAGGAAACTCGACGACGCCGTTCCCTACTATCGCGACGTGCTGGGTCTTCCCCTCGTCGGGATCGAGGAAGTTGCCGAGCAGAAGATAAGGGCAGCAGTGTTCCGGGTGGGGGAAAGCACAATTGAAGTTATAGAGTCGACCACCCCCGACGGCCCCGTCGGCAAGTTCCTCGAAAAGAACGGGGAAGGTATCCATCACCTCTGCTTCCAGGTGGATGACGCATCCGCAGCGCTGGCGCATGCGAAGGGAAAAGGCGTCCGCCTCATCGACGAAGCCCCCCGCGCCGGTGTGCACGGGATGAAGATCGGATTCCTCCATCCGAAATCGACCTTCGGCGTCCTGACCGAGTTCGCCCAGGAAGGGGAAGAGCATCCGTGA